The sequence CGAGGAATGGGCCGGAAAGGCGGTGCCGTTCTTGGAAAAACTGAGCCCCCGGGACAACGGGCGGCCGCTGACGGTTCCGGGCCAGTGAGTTTGCCGTCGCAAACCGTTGCCCCCGACTACCAAACGTTTATAATCGACCCGACTTGATCGACGTCCGATTCAACCGCGGCCTGTATCTCCCGGAAGCCGACCTATGGCTCGACCCGTGGGATGCGAAGCCCCGTGCCTTCGTTTCGCACGCCCACGCCGATCATTTTGCCCGCCACGAGATCTCGATTTGCAGCGAGGCGACGGCCATGCTGGTGCGGAAACGCTACGGCATGTCGGAAAGCCGTCTGGAAGCCCTGCCCTTCCATGTCCCGCTGGTGAAGGACGGCTTCCGCCTGCGGTTGCTGCCGGCAGGCCACATCGCGGGCTCCGCGATGCTCCACATCACCCGCACCCGGGACAATTCCACCCTGCTCTACACCGGGGATTTCAAGACCCGCCGCGGTCGCACCGCGGAGCCGGTGTGCTTCCAGAACGCGGACACCCTGATCATCGAGACCACCTTCGGGCTGCCGCAGTTCACGTTTCCGCCCGCTCTCGAGATCGAGTCTGCGATCCTGCGGTTCGTGGGCGATGCCTTCACCGATGGTGAAACGCCCGTTTTATTCGGTTATTCGCTCGGCAAGGCCCAGGAAGCGCTGGCCCTGCTCCACGAACACGGCATCCCCACCCTGCTCCACCCGAACGTCGCGGAAATGACCGCCGCCTGTCGTGAAGCAGGCGTGGAACTGCCGGAGCCGGTCCTATTCGAGGGGTTCGCCCTGCCCGGGCATGTCATCATTGCCCCGCCGAACGCCATCCGCTCGCGCGCGCTGCGGGGGCTGAAAAGCAAGCGCACCGCCATGCTCACCGGCTGGGCGCTGCAACCCGGAGCGAAATACCGCTACCGGGTCGACGAAGTCTTTCCCCTCTCCGATCACGCCGATCATCCCGGGCTACTGGAATGCGTCCAGCGCGTCCGCCCGAAGCGGGTGCTCACGGTGCATGGCTACGCCCACGAATTCGCCGCGGAGCTCCGGGGCAAGCGCGTGGACGCGTGGTGCGCCATGGGCGGCGACCAGCTTGAACTCGCGATGGGGGGCGTCCCACAGCGCCCCATGGGCACGATCCAGGCCCGCCACAACCGGCCGATCTGCCTGCTGGCGGACTTCTCGGACGCCTGCCGCCTGGTGGGAGAAACCAGCAGCCGGATCGCGAAGATCGAGTTCCTGGCCAATTACCTGCGGAGTTTGGAGAGCGACCATGACCTGCGCTTGGCCGCGGGTTGGCTGACCGGCGAGGCCCTGCCCAAGGCAGGCGGACGCCGCACGCTCCAAACCGGTTCCGCCGCCCTGCGCCGGGCATTGCTGGCCCTGCCGAATGCCCGCGAGGAACGCTACCGCGAGATTTCGCTGGCCCAGAATGATGCCGCCCGGACGGCCCGTCTCTTCCTGCAGGAACTGTCGTTGAAGCCCGAACCGCTGGATCTCGCGGGCCTTGAAGGCTTTTTCAAGGAGCTCGCCGCCGCCTGCGGATCGATCGCCCGCATCGAGTTGCTCTCGCCCCGCCTGCGGACCCTGCATCCGGCGGAGGGCGAGACCCTGGTGAAGCTACTGACCGGCGACCTGCGGATCGGCCTCAAGGAAGGCTTGGTCGAGGACGCGATCGCCGCGGCCTTCGCCGCCGATCCGGCGGACGTCCGCCATGCCCACATGCTGACCGGCGATCCCGGGGAAACCGCGGTGTTGGCGCGCTATCAACGGCTGGAGGAAGCAGTCCTGCGTCCCTTCGTGCCGGTGAAGTCGATGCTCGCATCCCCCACCGCCGACGCGGCGGAAATCTGGGACTGGCACACGGCCGACAACAGCGGGCCGCTGTGGGTGGAGCCAAAATACGATGGCATCCGCCTCCAGCTCCACAAGGTGGGCAACCGCGTCTCCCTGTTCTCACGGGACCTGCTGCCGCTCGATGACGCATTTCCGGACCTCATCGCGGCGGCCACGAAGTTGCCGTGCGACTGCGTGCTCGACGGAGAACTCGTTGCTTTCGCGGAGGGACGGCGTCTTGGCTTCAATGACCTGCAGCAGCGTCTCGGACGCCAGGTCGACCAGAACGAGCTCTTCCTCACCGAAGATGCTCCCGATCTCCAGGTGCCGCTGCGTTTCGTCATCTTCGACATCCTTTGGCACGCCGGGGAATCCCTCCTCGATCTCTCGCTACTGGAACGCCGGATGCGACTCGACTCATTCGAGCTCCCCGAACCCTTCCGCCGGGTCGCGGTAGCGCAGATCGACAGCCCCGAGCTTCTCGATGCCGCCTTCAAGGAGTCCCTCGGCGCAGGCCATGAAGGCCTCATCGCCAAGGACCAGCGCAGCCTTTACCAACCCGGCCGCCGCGGCCGCTCGTGGCTGAAGCTGAAAGGCGTGATGCCCACGCTCGACTGTGTGGTGGTCGCCGCCGAGCAAGGGCATGGCAAGCGCTCCGATGTGCTCAGCGACTACACCTTCGCCGTCCGGGACACCGACACCGGCCTGCTCAAAATCATCGGCAAGGCCTACAGCGGACTGACCGACGAGGAGATCGAAGACCTGACCGAGCACTTCCAGCGTCACACCTTGGCCAAGGAACGGCGGAAGCACCTCGTGGAGCCGAACGTGGTACTGGAGATCGCCTTCGATTCGATCCGCGCCTCGGAACGCCACGATTCCGGCCTGGCCCTGCGCTTCCCGCGTATCAAGGCGATCCGTAAGGACAAGACGCCGGAGGAAATCGACACGGTGCAGTACGCGCGCAGCTTGGTGAAGTGATGTCGGCCCTTACCGGCATCCTAGCTTCCGGCCAAATGGATCTGCCCCAGTCGTGCCTCGCGCAACGCGACGGAGTGGATCTTCCCTGCGAACAGCCGCGCCTTCGCTGGATCAACCGCCGTGTAGTGCTCCGCGATGCGGTCCATCGCCCCATCGCGGGTCGGGCCAACCGGTAGATCATTCACCCAGCCGATGGCTTGGTCCGCATCACGGTCCAACCAATAGGTGGTCACCGTGCGGGCCTCGTCGATGCGAGCCGGGCTTTCCGGCTGGGCGGCCACCCACTCCGCAGCCTCCTGCGGCCGGTTGTCAGCCCAACGGTTCACGATGCTATCGAGCACGATGTCCCGGAAGTCGGCATTGGCCAAACCATCCGCCCACGCAAGCGCCGCGCCCACGTCGTTCTGCACCCACAGCGGGATGACGCCGAGAACGGCGGCAGGTTGTTCGGTTTCCGGCAGGGAGAGGACGAAGGTGCTGGCCGCCGCGGGATCCGCCAGGGCCCAGAATGACAACGCGCTGTGGATCGTTTCCACCCGCACCGACTGCTCCTCCGGAAACGACGCGGCCCAACGGGTAGCCGCTTCCGGATTCGTGCGGGCCCATGCCGAAGCGAGTGCCAAGTAGGCGGCATTCCGTGCGCTGTCGCTCGGCAGCGCATCAATCCAAGTGTAGCTAGCGACCGGATCGGAGGCGGCCAGCACGGTGGCCAATTGCGCGGCCGCGGCGTCGTGCATCCGTCCCGGTTTCATCGCCATGACATGGGCTCGCGCCAGCTCCGGGCTCTCGAGGCTCCAGACATCGAGAAGGTTCCGGATCGCCGACGCCTTCAGTCCCTCTTCGGAAATCGCCTCGATCCACGAAAGCGCGGCCTCCGCATCACTCGCTGCCAACGCACGGATCAATCCCAGCGTCGCCTCGCTGCGGATCTCGCCGGCGGGCAAACGATCCACCGCGCCGCGGGCGGCCAGTGGATCGAGCTCGATCAAACGGCGGAGGGCTCGTGCCAGCACCCGGTCATGTGTTTCACCGGTCAACCACGTGTCCGCCAAGGTGATTGCCTTGGCCGGATCACCGGAGGAAAGGGCTGCCAGCACCGTTTCGATGGCCACCTCGCGTCCGTTACCCGGAGAAAGCGCCATCGCCCACTCCAGCGCGGCTCCGGCATCCACCGCGGCCCAACCGGACAGCAAGGCGCGCAGGGCCTTGGCCTTCGGGTCGCCTTCCGGCACCTGATCGAGCATCGCCGCGGCTCCGGCGGGATCCTGTCGCGCGAAGCGTGCGAACAAGGCATTGTAGAGAATCCAATCCTCCGAAGTGGTCGCCATTTCCCGGGCAAGATCCAGCGCCCGCCGCGGCTCTTTCTCCGCGATGCCGCCGATGACGATCAGCAGGCCGTTCGTGTATTCCGCCCCTCGCGGCACGGTACGGAGAAACGCGAGCGCCGCCTCCGGATCGCGCTGGAACCACTCGCCCAACACCCGCCCGAACTCCTCGGAGCGCGCCGCCGGGTCGGTTCCCGCGAGGATGGCCCGGAGTTCGTCCGTGCGATCCTTCGCCACCGGCCGAACGGATGAGGCCGACGCCCTGCGCGAAACCTCCGGATCGCCTTGGGGAGCGGCGTGGCTTGCCCCATCGGACGACGCACGCGAATGCCACACGGCTGTCCCCCCGAGCATCAGGATGACAGCCACCAACAGGAGCAAGCAGACGAAAAGACGACGGTTCATGAACCAGCGGAAAAGCGGCGTCCTCTCCGGCAAGGGATCCGGAGAGGACGCCGCGGAATGAATCAGTTGTTACGGGGAGTCACGCTGCCAGCGGTGAAGTCGGCGGCGTTGTTATTGGTGTCCGTGGCACCGGCACCCGCGCGCAGGTCGGAGGTGGTGGCGCTGGGAGTCGGAGCCGCACCGGAGCCTTCATAGGCATTCGCGGTGCCGTAGCCGACGAAATCCACCACGGCGGACGAGCCTACCGGATTGCTCATGGTGAGCAGCGTCTGGGTGTTGGTCAGGGCGACCTTGCCAGCAGAAGCGGACATGCTGATGGAACCGGTGGCCTGCGGGGTCGGCAGGTTGGTGGTGCCGCCGGTGCCGGCGGCTTCCTGGATCAGGTAGTAGTGGCCCGGCTGCAAAGTGCCGCTGAGGTTCGTGGCGGACCACGAGCTGCCGGTGGAGCTGGCATATTGGACCGCGTAGGCAGCGAGGTTCACCGCGGTGGAGCCGCCGTTGTAGAGCTCGATGAAGTCGTTCTTGTAGGTCGCGCCGCTGTTGCCGCCACCGCCATAGACCTGGCTGATACGGACGCCGCCGCTGCCACTGCCACCGCTGGTGACTGTGAAGCTGGAGCCGCTGGTCGCCACGCCGCCGGGAGCGGTCACACTGACCGTGCCGCTGGTCGCGCCCGCGGGCACGGTGGCGGTGATTTGCGAGGACGAATTCACCGTGAACGAGGCGGCGGTGCCATTGAACGACACCGCCGAGGCGGAGGTGAATCCCGCGCCGGTAATGGTCAAGCTGGTCCCCACAGGACCGCTGGACGGGCTGAAGGCGCTGATCGAGGTGGTGACGGCGCCGTCCACCTTCGCACGCAGCACGGAGGCCACGCTGGCGGGCAGCGCGGTGAAAAAGGTGAAGCCGGTGTCGGCCTGGAGCAGGTTGACGGACGTGACATAGTTCGTCCACGGGTCGTTGCGGACGCCCGCGATGTTCGGAATCTTCAGCGCGATCACGCGGGTGGCCGTGGTGATGCGGCTCAGCGCGGTACCGCTGCCCGGCGGGACGATCACCGCGATCTTCCAGGTGTAGCCGGGAATGGAGGCCTTGCCGCTCGGCTGGATGCGGGCACCGGTGAAAAGGCTGGGGCCGGAGGTGATCAGCAGCTCGTTGCCGGACTGGGCCTGGCTCTGGCAATACGCCTCGAAGTTCTGCCACACGCCCTGGTTGTTGTCCGGCGTCTGCGGGATGATGTTCGACATGTAGAACACCAGCAGGTTGTTCGCGCTGGTGTCCGTGCGGTCGTAGGACGGGCACATGTGGCCGCGGTCGTAGCCGGAGTTCGTGTAGTCGCCGGTGACCAGGCGGTAGAAGGTCGTCGGCAGCGCGGTGTCCTGGTAGAAGGAACTGGAGCGGCCGGAGGTGCCGATGTCCGGCCCGGTCAGGTCCCAGCTCACCCAGTTCGGCTCGCCGTAGGTATCGCTGTAGTCGACGGCATCCACCGTGCGCTGGAGCAGGTAGTTGCTGTGGTTGTTCGGGTCCACCGTGGCTCCAGTGGGGTTGCCGAGTTGCATTTGCAGGGCGGTGCTGATCGTCGCCTGCGCGCCGGCGGGCGCGAGCACGATGGTCGCCAGGAGGCCCAGGGATCGGGTCAATCGGGATGAACGCTTCATGTCTTCGGGGATGGCCCGGACCATGGATAGGTCCGGCTCCATCCTACCTGCCTAACAGAAGCGCCGCCGTGAAGGTGGCGGAGGAAACGGATTCGTGACAGGCCGGGTCAATGCGCCGCCAGCCAGTTGTCGCCGGTGCCCGCTTCCACCTCCACCGGCACGCCGTCGGGCAGAGGCAGGGCATTTCGCATCGCATCGAGGATCTTCGGAACCAGCTCGTCCTTCTCGTCGAGCGCGAGGTCGAACACGAGTTCGTCGTGCACCTGGAGCAGCATCCGCGTCTTGTACGATCCTTCCCGTAACAGGGCGTCGATCCGGATCATGGCCAGCTTGATCATGTCCGCGGACGTGCCCTGGATGGGGGTATTGATCGCGGCGCGCTCGGCATTGCCGCGGATGCTCTGGTTTCCGGAGGCAAGGTCCGGCAGTGAACGGCGGCGACCGGTGAGCGTCTGCACCTGGCAGGTTTCACGGGCCTCGGTGACGGTGCGGTCCATGAACTCGCGGATCGCCGGATACTCGCGGAAATAGGCGTCGATGATCGAGGCAGCCTCGGCACGGGGAATCGAAAGCCGCTGGCTGAGGCCGAAGGCGGAGATGCCGTAGATGATGCCGAAGTTCACCATCTTCGCGGTGCTGCGCATGTCACGGGTCACGGCGCTTTCCTCCACGCCGAACACCTTGGCGGCGGTGGCAGTGTGGATGTCCAGGTTGCGGCGGAACGCATCCGCCATCGAGGCATCACCGGAAAGCCCGGCCATCACCCGCAGTTCGATCTGCGAGTAGTCGCACGACAGCAGCGTGAAGCCCGCGCGCGGCACGAAGGCCTTGCGGATGCTGCGGCCCGCTTCCGAACGGATCGGAATGTTCTGGAGATTCGGATCGGTGGAAGCGAGGCGGCCGGTGGCGGCCACGAGCTGGTGGAAGGTGGTGTGGATGCGACCGGTCTCGGCGACGATGTATTTCGGCAGCGCGTCGAGGTAGGTCGACTTCAGCTTGCTGGCCTCGCGCCAGGCGAGGATGTCCGCGATGATCGGGTGCTTGCCCTCCAGCGAGAGCAGCGTGGCCTCATCGGTCTTGTATTGGCCGGTCTTGGTCTTCTTCGCCTTGTCGGCCAGGCCGAGGCGGTCGAAGAGCACCTCGCCGAGCTGCTTGGGCGAACCGAGATTGAAATCGCTGCCCGCGTGGTTGCGGATCGAAACGGCCAGCTCGTCGATGCGGGTCTGGAGTTCCGCGCCGATGGTGCCCAGCGCGCCGGAATTCACGGCGATGCCTTCCATTTCCATGGCCACCAGCACCGGCAGGAGCTTGCCCTCGATGTCGTGATAGACCGCTTCCTGGCCGGAAGCCGCCAGCAGCGGACGCAATTTCTCCGCGAGCTGGAAGGTCACATCCGCGTCCTCCGCGGCGTATTCCGCCAGCACCGCCAGCGGGATCGCGGTCATGTCGAGTTCCTTGGACACCTTCTTCTCCGCGGCAAAGGCGAAGAGATCCCCTGCCCCCTCGTCCGCGGGCGCGGGCAAGGCGGTGGCGATGTCCTTCAGCTTCACGGGCGTGTAGCCGAGCAGCGTTTCCGAAAGGTAGTCCATGCCATGGCGGCGCTCCGGGGCGACGAGCGAATCCACCAGCATGGTGTCGAAGAACGGCCCTTCCACACGGATGCCGTGATGCAGCAGCACGGAGAGATCATACTTCAGGTTGTGCCCGATCTTCTCCGCCGATGACGTCAGCACCTCCTTCAACGGCTCATAAAGGGCATCGACATACGGCAGATACCAGCCCTCGTGCGCCTTCCAGGAAAACGCCACGCCGAGCAGCTTCGCCTCGAAGCGGTCGAGCGCGGTCGTCTCGATGTCGAAACAGAACGACGACAGCCCTTTGAGCGCCGCGAACAACTCCGCCTGTTTCTCCGGCGTGTCCGCGAGGTGATAGGTGTGATCGACCTCGCAGATCGTTTTGAAGGTGTCGAACAAGGTCGACTCCGCGGCTTCCATCGCCACCGCTTCGACTGACTCCGCCTTCGCGCCATTCTCGCCGAACAGGCGTTTCGTCAGCGTGCGGAATTCGAACTCGGTGAACAACGCCTTCACTGCTTCATCGTCGCGGGACGAAAGCTCCAGCGCGTCCCACGTCACCTCGATCGGCACCGCGCGGTCGATGGTGGCCAGCTCCTTGGAAAGCAGCGCCTGGTCGGCGTAGGCCTCCAGATTTTCCTTCTGCTTGCCCTTCAGCTTCGCGGTGTTCTTCAGCAGCTCCTCCACCGAATGAAAATCGGCAATGAGCTTCTGGGCGGTCTTCGGACCGATGCCCGGGACGCCGGGAATGTTGTCGACCGTGTCCCCCATCAGCCCCAGCAGGTCAATGATCTGCGTGGCCTGGTTCACGCCCCAGATTTCCGGGAGCTTCGCCAGATCGATGATCTCGTGCTCCGATCCCTTCTTGCCGGGCTTCCACATGAAAGTGGTCGGGCTGAGGAGCTGGGCGAAATCCTTGTCCGGGGTGACCATGTAGGTCTCGAAGCCCTCCGGCTCCGCGCGCAGCGCTAGCGTGCCGATGATGTCGTCCGCCTCGTAGCCATCGAGTTCCAGCACCGGGATGTGAAAGGCGGCGCACAGGCGCTTCACCTCCGGGATCGCGGCAGCCAGCTCCTCCGGCATTTCATCTCGCTGCGCCTTGTAGGCCGGGAACCGGACGTGGCGGGCGGTCGGCGCGGAGGTATCGAAGGCCACGCCGAGGTGAGTCGGCTTTTCCTTTTCCAGAATCGTCAGCAGGGTGTTGATGAACCCGTAGAGCGCGGACGTGTTGATCCCCTTCGAGTTGCGGATGGGATTCTGGATGAAGGCAAAGTGGGCCCGGTAGACGAGCGCCATGCCATCGAGCAGGAAAAGACGGGGCATGCCGGGAGGAGAATGGGGCGGACCGGAACTTCCAAGTTCCAAGTTGCAACCATCCCGCTCCGGGGCGTTCATGGAGGAGGGAAACCGGCATGCACCTGCCCCCGGCCCACCCGAAAAATCTTCCCAAGATTCGCCGCTCCGCTACGTATCTCCCGACCATGAACTTAACCAACACGATTCTTGCCGTCGCCATCGCAGGAGCCGCCGGGTATTTCGCGGAGCCGACCCTGCGCCCGACCCTCACCGGGGAGAAGCCGGCGGCGAAGAAGCGTGTGGTGAAGGAGGAAACGCCTTCCGCCACCGACGTAATCCCAGCTCTCACCCCGAAGGTGGAGCCGAAACCGGAGCCCATTCCCGAGCCGCCCGCTCCCGTGGTGGAACCAAAGCCGGAGCCGGTGACGCCACCGGTGGAACCCGAGCCCAAGCCGGAACCCGCTCCGGAACCGAAACCCGAGCCGGCCCCAGTGCAGCCCGCCACCCCGGTCGAGCCGAAAATGGAGGAACCCAAGCAGGAAGCTCCGAAGGAAGAAGCCAAGGAAGAGCCGAAGGCCGCTTCCTCCGCTCTGATGCTGAACGAGGAGCAAATCGTGAAAGCAATGCAGCGCAGCGTTCAGACCGGCAATTTCAAGGAACTCTCCGCCGGCAAGCCGATCTCCTGGAAAGCCACCGAACCGGAAACCATCGGCGGTGAGAAATACCAGACCGGCATCCTCGAATACAGCGGCGAGACGATCTTCGGCGTGCGTCCGATCCAAGCCAAGGCCCTCCTTCAGGACGGCGTGGTGGTGAAATGGATCTCCCCGAAGAGCGGCATGGAGATCAAGTGAAGCGCAAGTTTCCCACTTGCGAGCCCTCACGACCCCTTTTCATCAAAAAGGCCGGACCCATCCCAGGTCCGGCCTTTGTCGTGTTCTTCAATCAGCGGTAATCCAACTGCGCCGTCGCCACGTTGTCCGTGTCGCTGGTGAAGCGGATCCAGTAGGCTTGGAACGCGTCCGGGAACTGGTGCTGGAAAGTGCCGTCCACCTTGAAGGTGGCGTAGTCCACCCATTCGCCCGATCCGGTGAGATCGATCTGCGCTCGGACGGTCGCCGGAGACTTCGTGGTGATCACGAGCGTCTTCTGGTCGAAGCCGGTCAGGAGGTAGGGATCGGACGGAACACCGGCCTTGACCGTTGTTTCCTTCCACGGGCCGCCCTTGCCGC comes from Luteolibacter sp. LG18 and encodes:
- a CDS encoding ATP-dependent DNA ligase, with translation MIDVRFNRGLYLPEADLWLDPWDAKPRAFVSHAHADHFARHEISICSEATAMLVRKRYGMSESRLEALPFHVPLVKDGFRLRLLPAGHIAGSAMLHITRTRDNSTLLYTGDFKTRRGRTAEPVCFQNADTLIIETTFGLPQFTFPPALEIESAILRFVGDAFTDGETPVLFGYSLGKAQEALALLHEHGIPTLLHPNVAEMTAACREAGVELPEPVLFEGFALPGHVIIAPPNAIRSRALRGLKSKRTAMLTGWALQPGAKYRYRVDEVFPLSDHADHPGLLECVQRVRPKRVLTVHGYAHEFAAELRGKRVDAWCAMGGDQLELAMGGVPQRPMGTIQARHNRPICLLADFSDACRLVGETSSRIAKIEFLANYLRSLESDHDLRLAAGWLTGEALPKAGGRRTLQTGSAALRRALLALPNAREERYREISLAQNDAARTARLFLQELSLKPEPLDLAGLEGFFKELAAACGSIARIELLSPRLRTLHPAEGETLVKLLTGDLRIGLKEGLVEDAIAAAFAADPADVRHAHMLTGDPGETAVLARYQRLEEAVLRPFVPVKSMLASPTADAAEIWDWHTADNSGPLWVEPKYDGIRLQLHKVGNRVSLFSRDLLPLDDAFPDLIAAATKLPCDCVLDGELVAFAEGRRLGFNDLQQRLGRQVDQNELFLTEDAPDLQVPLRFVIFDILWHAGESLLDLSLLERRMRLDSFELPEPFRRVAVAQIDSPELLDAAFKESLGAGHEGLIAKDQRSLYQPGRRGRSWLKLKGVMPTLDCVVVAAEQGHGKRSDVLSDYTFAVRDTDTGLLKIIGKAYSGLTDEEIEDLTEHFQRHTLAKERRKHLVEPNVVLEIAFDSIRASERHDSGLALRFPRIKAIRKDKTPEEIDTVQYARSLVK
- a CDS encoding DNA/RNA non-specific endonuclease produces the protein MKRSSRLTRSLGLLATIVLAPAGAQATISTALQMQLGNPTGATVDPNNHSNYLLQRTVDAVDYSDTYGEPNWVSWDLTGPDIGTSGRSSSFYQDTALPTTFYRLVTGDYTNSGYDRGHMCPSYDRTDTSANNLLVFYMSNIIPQTPDNNQGVWQNFEAYCQSQAQSGNELLITSGPSLFTGARIQPSGKASIPGYTWKIAVIVPPGSGTALSRITTATRVIALKIPNIAGVRNDPWTNYVTSVNLLQADTGFTFFTALPASVASVLRAKVDGAVTTSISAFSPSSGPVGTSLTITGAGFTSASAVSFNGTAASFTVNSSSQITATVPAGATSGTVSVTAPGGVATSGSSFTVTSGGSGSGGVRISQVYGGGGNSGATYKNDFIELYNGGSTAVNLAAYAVQYASSTGSSWSATNLSGTLQPGHYYLIQEAAGTGGTTNLPTPQATGSISMSASAGKVALTNTQTLLTMSNPVGSSAVVDFVGYGTANAYEGSGAAPTPSATTSDLRAGAGATDTNNNAADFTAGSVTPRNN
- the polA gene encoding DNA polymerase I gives rise to the protein MPRLFLLDGMALVYRAHFAFIQNPIRNSKGINTSALYGFINTLLTILEKEKPTHLGVAFDTSAPTARHVRFPAYKAQRDEMPEELAAAIPEVKRLCAAFHIPVLELDGYEADDIIGTLALRAEPEGFETYMVTPDKDFAQLLSPTTFMWKPGKKGSEHEIIDLAKLPEIWGVNQATQIIDLLGLMGDTVDNIPGVPGIGPKTAQKLIADFHSVEELLKNTAKLKGKQKENLEAYADQALLSKELATIDRAVPIEVTWDALELSSRDDEAVKALFTEFEFRTLTKRLFGENGAKAESVEAVAMEAAESTLFDTFKTICEVDHTYHLADTPEKQAELFAALKGLSSFCFDIETTALDRFEAKLLGVAFSWKAHEGWYLPYVDALYEPLKEVLTSSAEKIGHNLKYDLSVLLHHGIRVEGPFFDTMLVDSLVAPERRHGMDYLSETLLGYTPVKLKDIATALPAPADEGAGDLFAFAAEKKVSKELDMTAIPLAVLAEYAAEDADVTFQLAEKLRPLLAASGQEAVYHDIEGKLLPVLVAMEMEGIAVNSGALGTIGAELQTRIDELAVSIRNHAGSDFNLGSPKQLGEVLFDRLGLADKAKKTKTGQYKTDEATLLSLEGKHPIIADILAWREASKLKSTYLDALPKYIVAETGRIHTTFHQLVAATGRLASTDPNLQNIPIRSEAGRSIRKAFVPRAGFTLLSCDYSQIELRVMAGLSGDASMADAFRRNLDIHTATAAKVFGVEESAVTRDMRSTAKMVNFGIIYGISAFGLSQRLSIPRAEAASIIDAYFREYPAIREFMDRTVTEARETCQVQTLTGRRRSLPDLASGNQSIRGNAERAAINTPIQGTSADMIKLAMIRIDALLREGSYKTRMLLQVHDELVFDLALDEKDELVPKILDAMRNALPLPDGVPVEVEAGTGDNWLAAH